The nucleotide window gcagggttttttttttttttttggttgatttgctTTCAATTAGCGGCTGATTGATCTTTTCGGAGCGGGTCAGCTGTGAAACGGGAATTGTGCGCGCGCCCGCGGGGTGACGTCTCCGTGATTTTACGCAGCGCCGTCCCGTTACCTGCTACACATCAACTCCACAGCCGCTACTTAAAAAATGGACATTCTTTAGGGTCGCTGTCTTTCAGCACCACACAACACACCCGCAGCTCCTGACTGCCAGCAGACGGCGGCAACACTCCTCTTTTAATTCACCCCCCACcacccatttatttatttatttatttatttatttatttatctaccACCACAAATGCTCatccaaatacacacatttcagcCGCCTGGGGCGAATCAGGTcgtgtcactttttatttggGTCGTGAACTCTCGGGTGGCTGTGGAACAGGAGAGAGGAGTGGCTTTtggcattctttttttatttcacatgatAATAGAATTTTCCCGTGGCGGAAACAGCGACTGAGTCTAATACTTTTTATAATTTGAGCTTTTTGTTATCATGTTACTTGCACGTTCCCTGACTGATTTGGTTTGGAACGAAAACGCGTAAAGGCGCGTTATAAAATAGCAATATCGGGTTGCCAGCTAACAAAGTGTTTGGAAACAAGTTTAAAAACAAAGCAATGTTACAAGTAATTCTGACATAATAAAGTGTCAGAAAAACATATTGCTCGTCATCTAAAGtcctttaaaaaagtaaaaaaccgCGACAGGTCACCTGAAAGCGAATCTTTGggggaaataaaacaaaaagcttATAAAAAGCGGACGTGGCAACACCAAGCTGCACCATTTACTTTCGGggcgggaggggcggggctgacCCCCGTCGCACCCCGCCTACTCGTTCTTTCCACGTTGCGCGCGTCATGTGACCCAGCCCCATGCAAATCGCTCCGGTTCGGGAGCGCCCATTGGTCGCGCGCTCGTTTTAACCGCGCGTCGCCGCGCGTCGTATGGCCGCCGCCGCTTTAACCAACTTCCCAACCGGAGCGCAGAAAGTAGCTCTGAGGCGCGCGCGGTCCGCTGGCTCGGAGGCGAAACGAGACCGAATCCAGGCGGACGAAAAGACcccgagagagagaaaacagatcAAACGCCAAGAGTGGATTATTTCACGCGTGACGTTGCTTCGTGTTTTTTCCCCGCTGAGCCCGGAGCGGCCGCCCGCTGAATGTGTTTTCCTCCGCGTGCGCTGAGAAGTTCGTAAACCGGGTGAATGTATAGCATGATGATGGAAACGGACCTGCACTCCCCGGGACCCCAAACGAACGCGGGCTCGGGGCCGGCGGGGCCGAACGGCGCGGCCAAAGCGAACCAGGACCGGGTGAAGCGGCCGATGAACGCGTTCATGGTGTGGTCGCGCGGCCAGCGGCGGAAGATGGCCCAGGAGAACCCCAAGATGCACAACTCCGAGATCAGCAAGCGCCTGGGCGCCGAGTGGAAGATGATGTCCGAGGCGGAGAAGCGGCCCTTCATCGACGAGGCGAAGCGGCTGCGCGCCATGCACATGAAGGAGCACCCGGATTACAAGTACCGGCCCAGGAGGAAGACCAAGGCGCTGCTGAAGAAGGACAAGTACTCCCTGGCCGGGGGTCTGCTCGGCGGGGCCGGCGGCGTCGGGATGAGTCCCGCGGGGGTCGCGCAGCGGCTGGAGAGCCCGGGGGTCCACGGCGCCGGCGCCGGGACGGGCTACGCGCACGTCAACGGCTGGGCGAACGGCGCGTACTCGGGAcaggtggcggcggcggcggcggccgcggcgaTGATGCAGGAGGCGCAGCTCGCCTACAGCCAGCACCCGAGCGGCGgagcccaccaccaccaccacgcccaccaccaccaccacccgcaCAACCCGCAGCCCATGCACCGCTACGACATGACGACGCTGCAGTACAGCCCCATCTCCAACTCCCAGGGCTACATGGGCGCGTCGCCGTCGGGCTACGGCGGCATCCCGTACGCGCAGCACCAGAACTCGGGCGTCGCCTCGCCGCTGGGCTCGCTGGTGAAGTCCGAGCCGAACGCGAGCCCCCCCGTGGGCGCGCACTCCCGGGGGCCGTGCCCGGGGGACCTGAGGGAGATGATTAGCATGTATTTACCCACCGGGGAGTCCGGGGACCCCGCGGTCCAGAGCAGACTGCACGCGCTGCCGCAGCACTACCagagcgcggcggcggcgggggtgAACGGAACCGTCCCGCTGACGCACATCTAGAAGCGCACCAAACTGCATAAGAAACGAGTAACCAAATATTTACCTCTTTTTTTAGGGTGCTCAtcgacgcccccccccccccatcccgctTTTGTACAGAATGTTGATCATGATGTTGCTGTAAATTGAAGGTAGCCTCGTTATCTTAAAAATTGATCGGATGTTCGGATTGACTTGGAAGAcgacaaagaagaaaaaaagaagcatatgaattatgtttttttttcccctttagtGAATTATTGTTTGAAGTATTCCgttcatgagagagagagagagagagacgcggaATCCATGTTCAACTTCAgtgttaatttttattatttttttattggcgagaggggagaaaaaaaaaagttcatcttcagcagaaataaaaaaatattaataatagtaatagcgTAGGCCATTCATCATGAAtaacaatgaaaagtgtcttttaaaagtttatataaaaatactgcTTATTTACCAAAACGTTTGTAAACGTGAATTAATGTATTTTGAGTTGATTCCCTCTATGCTGTAAAATTTCTTGTAAATTGTGAAtaacttttaatattttaaaagactGGCACACAGCTACCGTTGTACATAATTtatgaaatgcaattttttcccccagttcATTGCGTTGGATcatggtttaaataaaaatgaatagaCATGTTGAAActggtaatatttttttttcgtttgttaATTTGCActgataaaaaaagtaaaaggttCGAACGGACGCCGTGGGTTAAATGAGGCGAGGCGCTCCGTGACCCACTGCAGGTCGTTTACAAAACTGCGCGTTTGTTTAAATACGCGGCCTTATTAATTAGTCATGTCCCGACTAACTACTTGCTTGGCACCTTTAATCTGCTTCGGCAAAGCGGGGTCCCGAAAACCAATAATCACACGCGACGAGGACAAATCCGTTCATGAAtaatacatgttttattttccaaattagaattaggggggggggggggtgacacccccccaacacactaattcctttacattttttaaaatgaacattttactttacagttgaattaattttttaagaATGCAATTTTTGTGAAACAACTATGAAATTGTAAATGACGCTTGATATGTTTGAGATGGAGAATTAATTATGAATAGCCTCTGTACCTGTAATAAATATTGGTTTAAAAGTGCAGAAGTAAGAGTAGCCCTCCTACTCGGCGTGTGCTCGTCGTGGCGGGGGTGGCGGCGGCTGCCATTGGGGACGTCGCGCCGCTTTTCTCACGATTATTACCGTGGCGCGCGCAGCGGCGCGGGGGCTCCTGGGGGATTAGTGTGtttggtggggtgggggagCAGCAGCCCTGACCCCGGGTCAGCGGGGGTCGAGGTCTCTTACAAATCGCCCCGCCGCTgggggcgtgacgtcacagGCCGAGCAACAAGTGTCGACGTCACACGCGGTCCGTTTCAATCATATTTTTCCCTGTTATACACtcttcatattttacatattatcATAACTGTTTTATTCGAGGAAAGGAGAAGCTGCGAGCCGGTGGATCCCGGGTTAAAGAGTAAATTCTGGTAAATTTCCCCCAAAAAAGGCCTTTCCTGCTTCGGTAGGGTcggatcgtttttttttttgtttttttttgggggggcccGACCAATAAATCGCCTCGTTGCGCGATGCCCTTATCTTGTTGCCGCCGGTCTATTCCTTCACTGTGGgaagacccccccccatcccacccCACCCGATCTCGCGCGCTCGCTGTCCTAAATGGGGGATAATTAGCACCCGGTTTATCACGCCTCTGCATATTTtcctctccccccctccccaaaaaggagagaaaaaaatcccGCTCGCTGCCGCTGGTCTGTCGCGGGAGATTACGGAGACAGATTGCACGGAACGAATGTGCTGAACGAGATTAGGGCGGAATAGGAATCGCAGCCGGGCCAATAAATTCCTCGCGAGGGCCTTATCGTGCAATTACACGTTGACGTGTTGAACAATCTCGCAGCCTCTTAATCCCGCGCCCTTCCAAGGGCTGAGATGCTGCGCCgcggaaaaaaaaggagaaaagaaacTAAACTTTACTTCAACTCCGAGAGTTAATCACTGACAGGAAGTAAAAACCGGCGAAAATCCCGGCATGCATTGGGCGCCGCTGTTTTCCTGATGGTGATGTAAAATGGCCAGCTTCATGGGTTACGGGCCTGGTCTagagtttatttttaaataataataagatttcCTCCTCTCTAATAAGGACAATAAACGTCTTTTGTGaggtttgttgttttgtgtgtgtgtgtttatatgaaatGTACATGAATATGTAGCAATTATTACATTATCACCTGCATTATCCCGTGATTATTCCAGAAGACCAGTCGTCCCAATCGTTTATGTTCAACAGAAATATAATATTTGTTACTTTAtttaatatgcttttttttaacctggtGCCAGTCGAGTGACGTATTTTCTTCCGTCTAATTAAAGATTGAGTgaagcatcatgggaaatgtaGTACCAACTCCGCCAAGATAGGCACGCCGATGTCTGTCCAAAGCGCTAATGGGACCAAACTCACTGACCACACCCACTCCACCCAACACTtcaaccccacccacccctgAGTGACTACATATAAGGGACACGATCGGCTGTGGCTGTGGAGACAAGTTCCAGGAGTCTCGCATACTGAAAAATAGACTAACTGAGACACCAACCGGGCATCCCTAACCAGACACCATGTTCTTGTTAAGAAAGCATGAATGCCACCAGAAATGTCAGCCTGTTGTGGTTTTTAGTTGTATGAATATGTTCCAAACCCCGATCTACCATGTACACGTGGGTTCATTCTTTATGTCGCCCTTTAATCGTCAGACAAATTTCCTGATCTCGACAGCAGATTATTAGACGCTGTACATGTCCGATTTGGGGAGTTGTGGGGTACACgggaaatgtaaaatatataaccCCGTCTCTACATGTTCGTGTCtgttggggggggtggtggCCCATAGGATGGTTCGATACCGACCGGGGGTGTTGTAATCTGGCtactgttctctctctctctctctcctgctttaTTCCCCCCGTCTTTGCCCCCCGCACCCGTGGACTGCTGCGTGGGGGCGATTGTGCGGGACTCCGCTGGAATTTGGCAGGCCCCGGCCCTTGGAGCGCCGCCCCACGCTGATTCCCATTCAGGGTCCGGCGCGCTGTGCGGTTGGGGAAGTTTCGGCGCCACAAAGCTGATTACAAGCCTCAGCGAATTCCTGAGGTGCTGAGGGGGGGGACGAGGCGGGGACCACACCGCACCGCACCCCACGAGTGCTGCGTCCCGACTCCGCTCGCCCGTCACTGCCAGCAACACGTCCCGTTACGATTTGTTCGTTTAGTTctcgcttcttttttttttggcatgacCCCCCCTTCTCCCCACAAGCGTCAACCATTCACGGGGTTCGAAAGCGAGCCGGTGGCTAGCTGGTACAAACATGAGGGCTTCGGGAAAAGCCTGTTTAACACGAGAGACATTTTGGGGACCAGTGGGGACCTTCAAATTCAGCCAAGAATCTTGGTGGGTTTCACAGCGGATTTAAATCCAGAACCGACAGACGGCGCGATATTTAATGTTGATAATTGAGTTTAATTCGCTCAACTCAATGAGGCCCGGTGACGATGATTAGCGTTATATCCACTATGTCGACGGCGATGATTATCATTTACGAAAAAAATAGCAATTTTGTCAAGAAACATGAGAAACAAGTGCGATGCTGCTTGAGCCATTACGgcatacttatttttattttttttatttatgctcataaatgtatgtatgtctctctgtgcacttgtagcataagcaatttccttttgGATTAATAACGTTTTCTGATTATGATATGTTGATggaattataataaattaagATCAAACCTCTACTTCAAATGTCTTCAAATGACTAAAGCAATTTTAATGAAGAGATAACATGTGGGTTCTTTTTAGCCTGGGATGCATggaattttttgttttactttagaAAGGAAAACGTGAAAAATTCATTATTAGacttctttattaaaaaaaaaagaataataaaataagctTGTCGGGTCGATGCTCTTCTCCATCGCCGAGCCAGACAGCGGCGTTCGTTAGCGCGCGGCCTAACTATCAATTACCCCGGAAAAAGCAGCGGGTCCCCGCGGGCCGCTAATCAGGGTAATAACCGGGAGATCAACCGCTTCGCGCGGGACGGCCGGGAACTTCACTCCGACGCGGTCGTTCCCCCGTCATTACACCACGCATTGTCCCGCGCGGAAACCGGGAGAGGAGCATACAATTACAATCATTTAATCCCTCGTTTTATGatttcggttttttttttttttgttttttgtttttttgtcgtGCACGGTGACAACTCGTCTTCTGAGACCTCACAGAACGTCGAATGTCGCTTATTACGGATTGATTAGtattcaccaaaaaagcccCAGCGCAGAGCGACCTTTAGGACGTTAttgtatattataatatttttctccttttctctcctggCGTGACTGGGGAACAAAAGCGGCGCCGCGGACCTATGCGCGGACGAGGAGGTGACGCGCGGCCATCCCCACGGTCCTCCCCGGCGGCGTGGGTAGAAACGGGCCTCGTTTCCTCGGGACTTGATCGTTTTACACCCCCTCTCAGAAGGAAGAAGCCGCAGATGATATCTGAGGTGACCTGTGAAGAGGGTTTCACGCTCCGGAGCTGTCCGAGTCCTGAAACGATCTCTGCTTAAACTTTGGCGAAGGGGGCAGGAGTGTGTCGTCCCCTTCCAAGcctgttccttcgatagctcagctggtagagcggaggactgtagttgtactgcctgtaatccttaggtcgctggttcaattccggctcgaaggacttATTTTAGGGattttagtagcctagtgggtaagacactcgcctatgaaccagaagacccaggttcaaatcccacttactaccattgtgtccctgagcaagacacttaacccttagttgctccagggggggactgtccctgtaactactgattgtaagacgctctggataagagcgtctgataaatgctgtaaatgaaaaagtcACACGGCGACTAGCAACAGCATCTAAAGTTGTAACCTTGTCACATTTCCCGGCCATCACCCCGCCATCAGTGCCTTCAACGCCCATGGACGCGTATTCCTGACTGACACGTGAATCGTTTTGGCCTCCTGGGAAGATGCACCTTCGGGATGTAGCTGGCAGGCGTCACAACTCGGACGGAGCGGGACGGAGCGGCCGTCCACGGACGTCGGGTGTTTAGGGGCGGGGCCACGTGGCGTCTCCGGAAAAATCCACAGTCAACTCGCACATTCCCAGCCAGCGTTTCCTAATATGAATAAGGGGTTTAGACGGTCTTTAATCTaccagagagagagtgaggacgagagaggggggggggggtatttcaTCTGCTGCGTGCATAAAAACCTAaatctgaaaatgaatgaaatttgaGAGAACGTGATGTCTTGTAACACTCGCAGGTACCAGTTTTGATCTGTTTattaaaagagagagagagagagagagagagaaagagaaagagagaaaaggcagagaGTTGTTAGCCTACCCCTCATCTTGTCTGACCCATGCTTCTCAGCGGGGTTCGGAACGTAAACAGAGGCATTATTTGTGATTTTGCTCCCGTCGCGTCTAAGCGCTTCGCGCAAAGAGGCCAAACTTTGCGCCTGATTGTGCGCGCGCAGGAGGGACGACAATGGACGGACTTGATGTTCATGGATCGGCCATCGATTTTGCctgttgttgtgtttgttgttgttttttttgtttttttttttttgggggggggggggggggtgatagAAAGCGCGGtgaggaagaggggggggggggggggacggtcGATGACAGCGCGCGCACCTGCCCCGGGGcccggcggggcggggcgggggccgATAATGACACACCCTGCAGAGCGTTATTACTTAAAGACCGCAGAGTGCAGAAATGACATTCTAATGGGAGGGTACTTTTCGCCCCTGCCACTGGTTACTCTATCACTTAACTGTTCAACTCtccagctgacacacacacacacacacactaatccttatacttcatttgtttttctgttgctcTATTGtgttaatatatgtatatatatacgtCTTCGTCGGTTCATGGCATCTTGTTGTGTGCTAGTTTGTGATTGTGTTCtgtgcaccccccccccttgtTTGTTATAGTCATGCGAATGCATCCATTTTCCACCACGTCCTCGTGACAGTTTCTTGTAGTCTGATGGTCACCTCAACACATTGACACCAACATATGTACCGAAGTGTGTGGATGCTCCAGTTCAAAAGAGACACAACAAGAGCACAATAAGAatctaaatgtgttttaaacgGTTCTTTATGGTGATAATATGACATATATGTGTCGTACTTACACCTGGCCCTAGCTCATTATtgataaatacatcaataatgaaatattaagaTCTGTTGAATTATCATTAAGTAATTCAATGTGACATCAATTATAAAAAttggaaatgaaaacattacaaCCATCAAcctttccgattacgggtccgcgtccttacctgctaggccaccacggcccctcaatttggagtcacactcaaaattaaagtgaaaaaaaaaaaaaaaaaacactacaggctggTCCAACTTGGATGTAATGTCTTAAAACAAATGACCTTCTCCCACCTCctacctggactaaagcatccgccaactcctggacagtctactggatgtcccagatgtgctcaattggattcaggtctggggaacaggcgggccagtccatagcttcgtcttgcaggaactgttgacacactccagccacatgaggtttagcattgtcttgcattaggaggaaccctgGGCCAACTGCActagcatatggtctcacaagggctctgaggatctcatcttggtacctaatggcagtcaggctacctctggcgagcccatggagggctgtgcggtcCTCCCCCCCAAAAGAAacgccaccccacaccatttcTGACCCATTGCCAAACCGGTGCttagtgtgaacctgctttcttCTGTAAAGAGCACAGGGCGACAGTGGCGAagttgccaatcttggtgttcacTGGCAAATGCCAAGCATGCTGCACAATGTCCGGCTCTCATGCCACCCACATGGAGTTcatttctgaccgtttgagcagacaaatgcacatttgtggcctgctgaagGTACTTTGAAGGGCTGTGGCAGtggctcctcctgttcctccttgtacaaagTCAGAcctagcggtcctgctgcttggATGTTgtcctcctacggcctcctacTGCTTCACAATCtggtctctctgtgtacttgtatatggcgAGATGAGGATAAAGTTGACCTTGACTTTCCTCAAGCTCCTCGGGAACTAAAGAAGCTggtgggctttcttggctgttgagctgatGTTGGgagcccaggagaggttctcctctagataaacgctgaggaactttgtgttcttgataatctccacacaagatccattGATGTTCAGTGAAGAGTGGTCCCGCCGTTCTCTTCTGAAGTGAACAATCATCTCTTTAATTTTGTCCATGTAATGCCATGTTGGAAGGACACGGGCTAGATCAACATCCTGCCCATGTTAAGgctcagatttttttatgacGTTTTGTGGACATACAGTTTACTGTCACAATGACGCTGCCGTTGAAACAGCCATTATATGAGTAAATTTAGTACATTTTACTGAACCTTAAATTGTATATCTGATGCAATCTGCGCAAAATACACCTACGTACTTGTGCCTCGAGAGTGTGTATTTTCCACGAGACCAGGCTGGGCTGCCCTTTTACTGGTCTCAGCATAGCCAGGAATCTGAAAATGCTCCCAACACCCCTAAACGTACTTCAGCATGAAACCAACGTCTCCTGTGTCCTGAAGTGCACTCTggaaaaatgacctttttttgaCCTCTATTCCTCTTCTTACAAAAGAAGAGTGAATGAGGCAGTAACCTTAGTCAATTTTTCAGAAAATGAACGAAAcactctttacatttacagcatttggcagactcccATGTCCAGTAGTTATGTGCTTTCAGGTTATCATCAGTAGAACCAACAGTAGAAGGACCATCAGTAGTCTTCATCAGTTCTTCTGACCTGTGGCCCTGGGTGAATCCCATACCTGTGCCCAGTGTCACGGGATGCACCTGATGACCCTGAATAGAACCAAGCGGctgtggaaagtgagtgagtgagcagttCTTTTGACCCCACTCTCACCTCTGTGGGAGGGAGTGTGACGCCTGAGGGTCTGCAGTGTGACATTGTGCTTGtgtaattgtgcatttttaccTTAATGTACTATACCAATAAAATGGTATAATACCAATAGTTTTTTCCCCTAAAAGATGACGTAGTTACACATTCATAAGAAGTAAGTAACATTGGGGTCAATCAGATTGTCAACACAGTATAAGTTTGTGTTTGGATACCAGTCTGGTCTGCATGTCAGTGTGGAGACTCTGACTCACAGCCTCTCCTAAGGCGCTGTAGGTGAGTCACACTCTTCACCAACCTTGCCGGCTCACCACATTCACCGAAAAAGGGCCATTCTGCCTCCCTCCATTACAACCATTATCCCACCATCCATACACAAGTCTCCATAATGGGCGGCTTCTCGTGAGTCAGCCCTGCTGTACTGACCCCGGACTGAGCACACAAGCCAGCGAATGTGTGTGTCCAGCGGCATGACCTCGGGTAAGCGCAGAGATGACCCTGATAAGGGTAATGAGGGCCAGTGTCCTTGTGTTTTAACTTCACCCCCTTGTGTTCCTCCTAATGGAGCTGCGCTTGTACAGAAACGCAGAGCCCTCAATGCTGCCGGAATTTAGCTATTACAAAAGGCACGACATCTTCCATGTGTGTATGCACACGCATACACATACAACTACAGGCCATGTAATAGACACACCGGTGCAACCGTAACCTCATCATCCTCAAACATACACCTGAAATGAAATCGTTTTGCAGTTTATGGGGTTCAGCTAAACATCTCCACCTTTACAAAGTAataagtaaaaagaaaacacacgcccacacacacacacctctgacaCGTGATATTGTTAAGAGGGGGGAGATTATGTTAATAAAGGGTCAATAGGTGACAGCAAGATGCTGCCTTTTCCTCTGGATGTCACAGATAGCCCTCACGTctattgacctttgacctcctctGCAGCCACAGATCAAGAAACAAGGTGATTAAGGCGGGCCAGATTACAGCACAAAGGTGTACCGTGTCTTCTTATAGTGAAGCAGTCAAATGAAGGAAACATACCCATTCATAATTATAAATATGGGAATTAGTCATATAAACCCAAATTGTGGTTTGTGACCTTGGATTAGATTACTGATTCTGTATT belongs to Denticeps clupeoides chromosome 9, fDenClu1.1, whole genome shotgun sequence and includes:
- the sox1a gene encoding transcription factor Sox-1a, with the protein product MYSMMMETDLHSPGPQTNAGSGPAGPNGAAKANQDRVKRPMNAFMVWSRGQRRKMAQENPKMHNSEISKRLGAEWKMMSEAEKRPFIDEAKRLRAMHMKEHPDYKYRPRRKTKALLKKDKYSLAGGLLGGAGGVGMSPAGVAQRLESPGVHGAGAGTGYAHVNGWANGAYSGQVAAAAAAAAMMQEAQLAYSQHPSGGAHHHHHAHHHHHPHNPQPMHRYDMTTLQYSPISNSQGYMGASPSGYGGIPYAQHQNSGVASPLGSLVKSEPNASPPVGAHSRGPCPGDLREMISMYLPTGESGDPAVQSRLHALPQHYQSAAAAGVNGTVPLTHI